agaaaaaaaaagtttaatttctataaaaaaaaatgagatacaaaaatgtacactaattatatatatttatatatatacaaagagaaaaaaaaatagtttgagaaaaaataaaaagagagagacacaaagagaaattagaaaaaataaaataaaagagaaaattagagagagaagagaaagaaagaaaaaaaaaagtcagacttaaaaatgaaaagaaaaaaaaagagccaaaattgactaaaaaatatataaaaaagacaaaaaaaaaaaactttttaaaatttaaataagtaaaaaacaataaaatagaaaaagaaaataaagaaaagtataaatgtaaaaatatctttgtcaaattataaaagtaatgtttgaaaaacaaaatagtatttggtgtaaatatttcaaatagaaagaaatcctaaaatgtaaatgtaaaataaactaaaaaaaataaaactatttaaGTTAGAAACAAAAACATGAAATATGGGTTTGGATAAAaggtttacaaaaatatggcatatcaaataccataaaaagtcttaaatgtgaaaaaatgccatagaagATTGACAAATctataaatgccatatttttgtaacttttttacaaaatcccatatttcatgtaattttcactttttttttcctctgCTTCTTTTCGTCTTCAACAGTTGCTTCCCACGATCACCATTTTCAAGCCCTAACCCATTTCTTCTTCCcacgatcaccttctccaagccCTCACCCACGTTTTCCTCAACCTACATTGTCATCCTCCCctgttttttttctatataaatggCAACCACTAGAAGTGGTTCGAAATCCCCATCTCCGGCCAAGAAACACCCTAAAAAATCTAAGAAGCCTCCAACTGTTTCTTCCAAAGTCGAAGCTAAGATggggtaaaaaaaaattgctaagaaATTAGTGGGTGATGTTCCAGAGACATCGGGCACTAAGAAAAGAGCCCTTCCAGTTAAGGTCGACGCTCCTAAGCCTAAGAGAGCTAAAATTTCCAAGTCTGCACGCGATGTAAGTTTCTTAttgttgtttttcaatttttctttagtttttttttctggttgttCTATATGTTGTATTACATTTGATGATTTAATGTTTTCCCCCTTTTTGTTCTAGGTTTCCTCAAATTTTGATTTTGAGGATGAAGTGCATGCTGAGGACCAAAAGCCTAAACTTAAATCGAAGGTAATTTTAAATTGCTTGGTATCATTTTATTGAGTTAATTTTTACATCAGCTTTTTAGGTCACTGATTTAGTTTATGTTTTGTGTTGTTCTTTATGTATTTCTGTCATGTATTGTGgttgatgttgttttcttgtttttattCAGTTGTTCTTTGGTTGTTTTTAAATTACACAGTTCAATTCGTATTGTGTTACAGTTATTTACTGCAATTTCCCCATTggttatttatatgtttattgtgaGTTTTTGTTCGGTTGTCTACCACAATATTAGTATTGAGaagcattttagtaatttcatTTTCAACAAGATGTTACAGTGTTGTTAATACTTtagttatttatatgtttattgtgaGTTTTTTTTCGGTTGTTTATCACAATATTGTTATCGAGAagcattttaaaattttcatttttaactAGCTTTTACAGTGTTGTTAATACTTTTAGTTGTTTATCTGTTTATTGTTAGTTTTGTTTTGGTTGTTTATCATTATAAAATTTTCACTTTTTACAAACAACTACAgtgttttaaatatatttcgtTTGTTTATCTGTTTATTGTGAGTTTTGTTTGGGTTTTTTTATGATAATTTCAGTATTCACAACcaatttataacttttattttttacaagTTGTTACAGTGTTGTTACTGTATTTTTTGAAAGTTGTTTATCTTTTACGTTTATCATACTGTAACGGTTTCATAAATGTTGTTTTTAGGTTTTGTATTGGTTGTATTTTGGTTACTACATTTTATGTTTGCCTTGTTCTTGTTGCTCAGATTTGTTGcttatgttttattttgtatttctatTTTTTGCAGGTCCATGTTAGGACCTCAGAGAAGGTTGAAGGATTTgacttaccaaaaaaaaaatcccccTAAGGTgtccttttttaaaaaaaaattgtttttattatttgttttctgtttctgttttagtttttttgttttgtcctcattttttttttcaattgatACAGGAATGGGATTATATTTATGATCAGACGAATCTCTTCATTGCGAAAGCCTTTTCGACTGCTACTTTCCAGGTGTTAGAAAACATTAAGTCTTGCATTTCACCTGAACAGCTTGAAATGTTTTCCAAAACCTGTTTTGGACATTTCCTTAAGCTTCCTGATTTTAAAGTTCAACCGCAAGTGTTTCATGGGTTGTTGTTGCGGGAGGTTCAGCAACCTAATGATGCTGAGTTGTGGGTAATGATACGCGGTGTTAGGCTTAGGTTTAGCATTGAGGAGTTTGCTTTGATTACTGGTTTAGACTGTGAAGGTGACTGTAGTGTTTTAGATTTTAAGCAAGACGTTAATAGTCTTTCTGAAAAATATTGGCCAACTTCATCCTCTATCACTAAGGAATCTGTTAGGGAatgttttaccaccaagaggtggGGTGATTCTGATGAGGATCCTGTGAAGTTGGGAGTTTTGTATTTTGTGGAATGGTTTTTGCTTAGTGCCACTAAGCTTTAAAATGTACCTAGGTCTATTTTAGATGTTGTAGACAGTGGGAGGTACAATGAATTTGCTTGGGGACGGAGTTCTTTTGAACTGACTATTTCGTCATTGAAGGGTAAGCTTGACAGTTGAGTTGAAGGTGTTAGGAAGGCAAGGAGTTCGGGAAAGAGGCCGAGTGTTTTTTACACTTTGATTGGTTGTcctcatatttttcaaatttggtTCTATGAGTGTTGTAAGTACATGAAAGGTAAGTATTGCCAAAAGGAAAACTCTCGTATTCCAAGGATTATTCAGTGGACATGCAATAGTCAGCCGACTTTCAAAGTTTTAAAGACTACTATTTTTGATGTTTCCAAAGATAAGGTATATCTGCTTGTTTTAATTTGGTTTTTTagtagttgtttttatgttgtttttcattattaataatctttataattgaaattttcattttgttgttttttaatCAGCTGGAACTATCAAATATGAGGCCCACTGCTgctgagttcaaagctttgaaattGAGCAGTTTCAAGTTTGACACTGACTACAATTCTTACAAGAGTGTTCCTGTTCCCGAAGAGCCTTCTGTTGCTCAGAGTGACATTTCTGTCAAGCTTGATGCTTTTTCTGAGAAATTTGATGGGTTGGAGGTGAAGATCGATTTGCTGCATACTTCCCAACAGAAGATTTCTTCCGATTTGGTTGAGTTGAAAGAGTGTGTGTCTGCACAGTTTGTTTCTTTTGGTGCTCAGATGGCTTCAATGCAGACACagttttctaatatttttgcCGATTCTTATGCTAAGGTATGTTAGTTTTTCAATGgttgtttttcagttttttttaggttgttttatactaatttaaattatattttcaatatagGACAAAGGCAGTGACTCTTCCAATGATGATGGTGGAAGTGGTAATGAAGAAGATTTTGATTTAGATGAATCTGAAGAAAGTGATGACAATGAAGAAGAGAATGTTATGGGTGATGAAGAAGGTGAGGGTAGTGAAGGTGAAGAGAAGGATGGTGAAGCTGATGAACATTCTgagtcaaaagaaaaaaatgataaggGCAGTGATGATGAATGCACTGATAGTGAGGAGAAGGTAGATAAGTAGACAATGTAACTAGATTTTAGTTACTTTGTGTGGTTTATTTCGTTGTAAGTCCGTTTAGGTAGAGGTTTTGTAATTCTATGTTCTTGTTATGTCTCTTcttatgttttagtttttttttttaaaaaaaaaaattgcaactaTTTTTCAgactatttatttgtatttattatgttatttagaTGGCTGTGTTTATAGATTATGTTGTTCGCAATTATTGTTGGTCTTCttatttactttttgtttttattttgttttttagttgttatgtagttttttctttgttgaagccttttacaaaaaaataacttcatttttttttctatcttttctttccttttttttttttttctgtatcAAGAATTTCGTTGATTTCAATGACGGATCTACTCAAATAGATGTTGAGGCTACTGTTCAGTCCGGTGTGAAAGCAGTTGAGATTATGGTAATGTTacttttgtgttgttttttggttgtgtaAAGGTTGTTATTTTTTAACCTTGCTCtaattactttttaataccATATATAAACAGGTGTCTTCATATGGAATTGGTGGTGATTCTAGTAAATAGATTTCAGTTTCTGAAAATGTTGAGGTTACGGATCATCGTCTTGTTTGTTTTgaggtatatttttttaatggttgttttttagtttcttcatACTTTTTGTGTTTAACACtgactttttttttcattttgttggaaaaaatatattagatggGTGCAACAGGTCTCAATGTTGATTCTAACATTGAACTTGTTGAAGATGACCCAATTCCCGTTGAAGAAACTCCTCTTGTTGACAAGAGGAAATCTAAGAAACCCATAGCGTTGACGTCTCCGTTTATGGAGTATGACTCTTCCATTTCTAGTTCTAAAGATGGTTCTGGTTATGGAGTTGTTAAGTATGTGGCTGGTTTGTGTCCTCTTGATGATAAGATTGGTGAAGATGTAGAACATAAAGACGAGAATAATTTTGACTTGTGGCTTGGTGAAGGACGGCGATCAAAGAAAGATCCGTAAGTGTTTAATTTCAGCACTTTTGTTGtgttttttgtatattttgtttttttactttactatttatgtttcaattctattttttttatgttagccATGACAAGGACAAGGTTTACTTGAAGGGTAAGGATAAGATTGTTCCCCATTTTTCGTTTTGGCGTGGAAGATGTTGCAACCAAGATGTGGTTCCAAAAGCTTGCATATCCTGGCCAATGTTTAACTAATTCtgtaagttaattttttttttttgattttttaaaaaaatgtcagTCTATAGTTTTCTTCATGTTGTTTGTTGGTTGTTTTTCAGTTGTTGATATATAattcattttcttaattttgaacatttctcattttttattgtttagcaTTTGG
This Cannabis sativa cultivar Pink pepper isolate KNU-18-1 chromosome 6, ASM2916894v1, whole genome shotgun sequence DNA region includes the following protein-coding sequences:
- the LOC133038816 gene encoding uncharacterized protein LOC133038816, with amino-acid sequence MGATGLNVDSNIELVEDDPIPVEETPLVDKRKSKKPIALTSPFMEYDSSISSSKDGSGYGVVKYVAGLCPLDDKIGEDVEHKDENNFDLWLGEGRRSKKDPHDKDKVYLKGKDKIVPHFSFWRGRCCNQDVVPKACISWPMFN